TActctccagttgagtgaccatctcatacatcttttccacaagtgtttgataactgcacttgagggatcaatgcaataaatgtgcaTATATTTCGAGATATCTCCTCACATATCGGCGTCTGATTTTTTCCTCTCCCTAATATCGATGTCGGTATCAGCCCCAAATATATGTATACTGGTCGGGACcggctgtcttttttttcacttgtttcCCATTCCATTGCTGCTAGTTCATTGTGTTGTCCACATCACTTACATCCTGTTTGAAGAGGGAAATCTTCACATTGAGGAAGAAAAGACTAAATGTCACAGTAAATCAGCCGATGTAAAAAGTAACCGCATTCCTGTGATGTGAgatatgaaaaatgaaaacacaagacagaAAGTCCTGACTACACAACACCTTTTGTGCTCCTTGTGTTCTCAGCGCTGCCTCTCTCTGAGTGGTCTCTGTGCTCAACAGTGCAGCGTCTGtgtacatcatcatcatcataacagTGGCCTAACTGTGGGCACCCGGGGGTGGGAGTGGAGTGGACTAGGAGAGATTTTCAGGCCGAGTTTCTCGACGCTTCCCAAACAGAGCGGCCTTTGTGTGACGTCTCTTTAGTGTTCAGAGTTTAGAAGTAGTCCATTCAGTCTGTCAGTGTACTGTTACAGGACATCTATCATTCATGCTGTCGTCCCTCGACAACCCGacactttcattatttttattcacCTTCTGTCTCTCATCAGCCTGTTTTCCTTATCGtgaaaaacaccaaaatatACTCAAGACAGATCATGTTGTTAAAGCTGTAATCCAAAAAAATACTCTCTAATATTCAACATGGATGTAATAGTTGTTTTGTTTCAAATATATGACacatgattttattatttggaGCTTTTCTCTGgatgtaaaaaacatttaaaaaaggttttatgaATCAGTTTGTACAGCTGGTGGAATTTAAATTTCATGTAAATAGCTTAAATTTTCCAAAATAATGCCAAAGAAACTATCATTTTAAACATGGAAACATGTTCATCAATACCAAATAGAACCACGAACAAGAATTATGTTAGAGCAAGATAGTTTCTTAAGTTAAACCTCAAAAGGAAAAGGATAAATGAAGTAGTGTTAGTCGTATTAGAGTTAGTCTAAAACAAGTAACAGCCAAGAGTCCTGACCAGGGTTGTGAAACAAAAAGACCAAAGCGtgagaacgtttttttttttttttttgatgtcttTATACACAGCACTTCCATTTTATTACACTACCAAAAAGAGGCATCTCAAGAGCACCAGCAGAAGCAGAACAGCATCCAGTTAATCCTCCACTCACACTGGAGCGTTAGCCAAGCGAAAAGGAAGAAAGACaagagtcctttttttttaagtcccaGAGAAAGATGTCAGACGTCTCCCTCCACCGTCCTCTCTCACATGCAGCAGAGACACGACTTTACTTGCAAAGCCTCTGCACAAGACAGACGATGCTAAGATCAGGTCGggagttaaaatgaaaaaacctAACGACTGCAAATGGCggcagagggggaaaaaaagcaactCTTCTCTATTTCATAGACAGCTTAAACTAGCTTAGAAATCACACTACTATgggtgataataataataataacaataataatactcTTAAAAAGATTCCAAAaggaaacagacaaaaactCTAACCAGAGGTGTTTGATCCAATCAGGAAGTATACAGCACACATGTTTTCTCTTTAGTTTTCTTTGTAGAATGTAACAGGCCGTACAATCATGAAAGGTTGACCAAACTCTcagatcttttttgtttttttgtttttttttgtcagtccaGCATGCATCTACAGATGAGCACAACATTTTACAATCCCGGCGGATTGGCTGGAGCAGAAGCTGGATGTGAGAAGTTGAAGGGGCCGTTTAAAGAAAACTCgaggcaggttttttttgggggtgtGGTGGTAAAAATCCGATCTCTGGAAGGAAACTtaaaaaactggaaaaaatCGTCGCCGCCCTCGAGAGTGAGGTGCCTAATTCTTAAAATGAAAGTCCGAGCTATGAAAATCTCCACACAGGAAATGTCCCTTTACAATTCACTGCTTATTACATGAATAATAATATTGATTACCCCTCCCGTGTACATTCAAGCATGAAAGTCCAGAGTGAGGAAAACGCtcaagtgtctaaaaatgtattcttaGAACATGTTTAAGATTGTTCCTATcctaaaagataaataatagGTGATTGTTTCTCTCAAAGgaagtgaaattaaaaatgtcttgACCTCTTTTTCGTCTTCAAGTGGAAATGCATAGCAGCTGAACGCTTCATTCCTCCAGGGTTCGTTTGTTTCGTCACACGTGGCTCTCGTAAAACACCTGGCAGGGAGGGGTCTCTTCTGCCGCGGCCTCGTCTTtgtcctccacttcctcctccttctcctccgcCGCCGGCTCCTCGTGGTGCGCGGGGGAGAGCGGCGGCGTGGAGGACGGGGGCGGCGAGCAGGGCGGGGCCTCCGGCGGAGGCGGGGCTTCGATGCTGCAGTAGCCGTCGACGGAGAGCTGCGGGTGCACCGACACCTGGATGGCGATGTGCTGCGGCTGCTCGTGCACGGAGGAGTTGTCGGAGTCGGCGGTGGGGGATTCGCTCCgctgcctctccctctctcgccccctctccctctcctgcaggatggTGAAGACGTCTCTTGCCCGAATAGAGGCGACCGTGCCGTCCGTATCCTGACACCCCTCGGGCGCCTGTCTGACGAACGTGTGCCTCATCTCCTCCACGCCCACCACCTCCAGGATCTCCTCCATGAACGTGCGGCAGTTCATGATGAGCGGCGGCAGCGGGATGCTGCGGGCCAGCTCCTCGATGTAGCGCGCAAACTCCATGGTCTTGAACTGCGTCACCTTGGCGAGCTCCAGCGTCTTGGCCGATGTGATGATGGGGATCCGCTTGGCGATCTCGAACGCCTTCTGCAGCTTCTCGGCGCCCTCGGTGCGGAAGAACTCGTTGATGGCTTTCTCCGTCTTCTTCAGGTGGCTGCTCATCATGCAGAGGCGCGTGATGTTCAGCGCCATGATGATGGTGAAGGTGACCAGACACACCACCATGTAGTACACGCCCATGTCCCCTTTGTTTAACACCACGCGCAGCGTCACCGTGCAGTTTGAGCTGCCGTGAGCGTTGGACGCCATGCAGGTGTATTTCCCTCGATCTGCAAACTCGATGCTGGTGATGTTAAGGATGCCGCCGTCCAGCAGCCACCACTTCCcctctggagagagagagagagagagagagagagacaagtcATTGATAAAGATTCTACAATGAAGCATCAGGCAAGAACACCAGTTAACCCCCCGCCCcctttaaacaacagaaaactttcatgaatgtTGTTAGTCAAAGCTAGTTAGCATTAGGCatgcaacaattctcaataAGATATTGAACCGTTCGGTACGGCATCCACGGTTCAATACTGACTTGTGAATTGCGGTTTTAACGGTTTTAACGGTTTGGCGTTTAACTAGTTTCCGCACATTGTATTTCTCTCTAAATTGGctccgtctgtgtgtgtctgtgtgtgtctgtgtgtgcctgtgagtcaGCGCACAGGGATGAGGAAACCCGGCCTGCCAAGTGAGTTAATAGCCAATCACCACACGCTTAAGTTTGGCGACGCTGACAACAGCATTACTTTAAGCACGGCGAGCAGTGAGGAGCAGCCAGGCCCGGAGTGGCTAATCGGGAGAACCGGGACAATACAGTGACAGTCTATAGATCATCCAGGCTGCAGTCATGACTCAAGCAGCGTCTCACTACATACCAGTTTCTGATGGAAAACATGCACTgctcagtgtttcccactcGTCCAGGTATATTAACGACTGCAAACGCCCTTTTTTTCCCGAaagcctctctccctcattatgtcaaaacatAACTGTGGGTCCACGAacgtgagagggagagagagagctatacGGGTGAGCGAGAGTCGGGGAACGTGCCATTACGCATATAAGTGGACGGACAAGAAACAAGAAGTGAAATTGATCATTTGCTCCACAGTTTCCATGTTAACCAGTGAAGTATGTGAACTACATAACAGGCTGTTGTCTGTTAACTAACTGAGTGCTCCTCTGTGTGCACTTCACCCTCACTGTTCTTATTACATGAAACACGTCTGAACCTTCAGTGTGACGTTTGATGTCTTTGGAAGTGTTCTTAAATCGTTTGAGCTGTTGTTAATACtctaaatatttacaatactgAACATTAAAGAATAAGAGAGGAGCAATAATCgtaactaaaagagaaatatgacttttatttttgttgacattcattgagctaattgtagtttacttcatgttcaaatcaaacctgACCTTTGCAATAGGCTGAAAGGAGAGCACCTGAATTTGTTTCgcttcaaagtcaaataaatagttttaaaatgaaaaaaagtagcTCTCTTTCTTAATCCCTTGCTGTTCTGTAAAATTCGCCTAAAATACTtaacactggaaacattttaacgGCCCGGCCCGTCAGAACCGAACCGAACCGATCCAGTACCTGGGCTATGGGTATCTGCTGATTCAGATCCAATCTGATACCGGGTTTAAATTAGTAACCCGAGACTGGAAACCATTTGTCCATCAGGTTTTTCTTAACTATGTAAAAGAACTTAATACACACAAACTGACCCCACGGTCTGTGAACAGCTTGCATCACTCACCCTCTGGTGTCACAGTGAACCCCACAGTGAGGCTCATCACATCCATTAACTTTGTCTTTAGAAATGATTAATCAACCATGGTCTCAAATGTGTCTTTCAAAACATCCTGAGGGAAAGCTTCGTTTCATTTCGTctgacttcttctctttctttgttgttgttgttgttgttgttgtttttatgcactttggtcagctgaggCTGTCTTAACCGTGCaacacaaataaacttgacttgtcTGAAGTTGTCGCCCTCCAAACACGAGCTGTGCAGAAATAGCTCGTAGTCCTACAAGTTGTTGGTGTAACGAGCGTGAAATACATCAGCAAAATGCACAGGTCTACCGGTATTTCTTGCCGTTAACACAGAATAACATAGAAATGGGTTGTATAGATTGATTAGCAACATGGATCGGTCAAACCTATCTAGCCATCTTGAGTCAGGATTGGACCGACATCCAGGATGTGTGCCATCTCTAGTATCAGTCTCAGTATCTACATGCGTCTAGCTATTGTGAATAGTGCTGAGATAGACAAAAAGGATGTTGAGAAATCTCTAATTGAAAGAAGAATAAGGAAACAGTTTGCAGCgccctgtgtttgttttctaagtTTGTATCTTACATTTAGTTTAACTTCCTGTTTACTACCTGCATGATGCTGTCATGTCATTTTACAGTGTTTTCATTGGTCAACAATTACTCAGGGGGATTCAACCATATCATAATTAATAACTGAAGCTTACGAATAGATGGAAGTGAAAGCTAAATAGTTTGACTTGATGGTTTCCCTTATAAATTCATTCTTCAAATCTTTGTGGACAGAgttcacacacactgcagctatAAAGGGAGAAAGTGAAGACTTCTCTGGcctgctgtaaacatgttattcACTGACACATCATAACACATTCAATTCTCAGTTTGACCACCGACTGCCTCTGAGGTCAAACTCTAAACCCTGACAATCCTCTTACTGCTCCAGCCTGTGTGCTGCCTGAATCCAGACTGTTCTGCAGCATCactgcagccccccccctccccctccccccccccgtctgctgctgctctccaaCAGGAACTTGCTTACTCAGGTTTTACTTCTACGCTGctctatttctattttataGAGTGTGACAGCAGTCTTGACTCACAGATTTATAAAattatgaagagaaaaaaaaaaaaaaggacttgcAGCTATTTGTCACTGCACGTCCTGAAAGCTGCAGCTGTGGTCTCGTATCTGAGCCACCATCTGGGCCTCTCTCTCAGCCGTTCACCACTTTTCTATTCAGTATGTTCCAGCAggatgtgtgttgtgttgctgtgaccGAGGAGTCGATGCTTTTAAAGGAGACCTGGTTTTAATCTGTCCGGGTGAAAGCCGGCtgtaaagcagcagcagcagcgactTTAACGTCCCTGCCGTGCCTTCAATATTGAAACATGTGGCGTGACTGCTCTGCATGCTGAGGTTTGCGTATTCAAAAGAACAagcttttatttacatgttagaGCTGTTGAGTCAGACATGGACTGTCCTAACATGATTTCAAGAGATGTTCATACAAGAAACTGAATTATTTTCTACTGTCATGAGTTATCATTTTACTATTTGACCAAACATGATTGTGTAGTTAAGTATTCTTAAAGGTTGAGTTAAACCAGTAGTACACGACTATCTCAGCTGGCAGCCGCAGTAAAGTCACAGCATCAGATTCTGAAGCTGCTCCGAGAGCTCAGGCACCCACAGGATTTACTCGTTCTTTTCCTACATATTGTTTCCGACAGCTCCCCATGGGTCTTACCCTGCAGTGTTTCCATTCACTTTGTAAACCAGTTGAATAACTTCAATTTATCAAAACAAGCAACAATAACTGCTCCTCAGTGAGTAAGACATTAAGCACTGCAGCTCGTCCCCtctggttgttttgttttgtttatcgACCTTTTACAAGTTTACGACCGACTGGCTGATGGATTGAAACGGTCAACGTCACGGCTCTTTGCACAGTTCAAAGAAATAGTGTGACACTTCTTTGCTTTCTGGAGGAGAGTTAGATAAGAAGACGGAAACAGCAAAGTGAAAGCCAGCAGCTGATTAGCTTCACTTAACGCTTCCTTAAGGTTTACAAAGGTTTCACTTTTGATTCTCAAAGGTTTTCACTCCGTCTTAGAGCTGGTGGGTAGGACTTCATGTATTTCTTCAAAGGATGAAAAAAACGATTCTACTCTATTTCATTTCAACAAGTACAGCGTATTAAATAAATAGAATCCTTAATGCTGTGTGTCGAGCTGCCCCCTTTAAGGGCAAAATGGACGATCTTCACACGTAAAACTCTCGTCTTAAGTCGAGCAGAGAATTTAAAATAACACGTCTGCTGCCTCCTACACTTGAGTTCAGTGTGCATCCTCTGGAGGAGATGAATGGGCGGTCAGGAAACGACGAAGCCTGGCAGACAATAAATTCCTCGCCCATCCGCCTTTTCATGTCAGAGCaacatttttctaattttaCCTCCTAAACCGAGTCATGTGATGAAAAAACTGATGTGCTGCCCAATACTACAGCAAAAGAGCAGGCGGAAGAAAGCAGTGATAGTAACACCGGCCCTGTCTTACTACACAGAGAACTACTGCTAACTGTGGTGAAAGTCTACCCTCCCAATTGTAGTCATgtttctgggggggggggggggcgctctGTGATGCTCCTTCAAACACTCTTCTGAGGTTTTtgggtcataaaaacaaagCTGCCTGTTCTCTGCGTGCAGGTTTTAACAGGTCggctcaacaacaaaattcttcACTCTACATTCCTCATATTCAGACACGGTGGACGAGAATGGAAATCACAAGCACACGACTAGACTCTGTGAATGAGTGTGACTCTAAATGAGAGAACTTAAGTACTGCTACCAGACGACATTTGCATTAATCAAGAAGAAATTGCTCCCCAGGAACTCAAGGCCGTCAGAATCCTCTTAGTGAAACACTTGAAGGAACGGAAGTTTCAACCCTGCAGTTTACACTTCCATCACATCGATCGAGTATCCATGAAAACTCTTAACTATAAGCTGCATGCTATGACATCTGTGTACGCTTACGATACTACCTGAAATGTGATTATTGAGTATTGGGGATTATGCCAggcagtccccccccccccccctcccccctaaaAAATCATGGGCAACCCGTATCATATTGTGAGTTACCCTGCGATTCCCTGCTGCTGTACTAATAGcatctttattttcttgtgGTAGTCAAACATATCCAGGTGGAGACTATTTCAACTAATCGACAGGACGGGATGGTATTCAAGCTCCGACAGACACttacttttaaatgtttaaaacccAGTCTAGGTGGGTTGACTTCCTGTACAGAACATTGAAACTGTACCTTTTTGTCCGATCAGACATAGAGTAGAATCTAAACACTGGCTATGATTGATTGGAGCTCTGTAGCTGAcaggcttcacacacacacacacacacacacacacacacacacacacacacacacacacacacacacacacacacacacacacacacacacacacagaaggggCTTCTGGTGTGCATTCAAATACCTGTGACTACTGTTTAGTCTCGAAGCCCACAAACACTgactgtgtctttgtgtgctaaccctaaccccaaaTCATCAAGAACACACCACCGACCCATTTTCCAAACATCTAAACAGCACAGACAGGCAGacttgtcttttttattttccgaTCACAACATCCTGCTGACTGTACACAGACAACAaccacttctgtttttgttgtgacaACCGAACATGCTTTGCTAGAAGTGGAAGATCGTCTACATAATCTAGATAAGACTCTACCCACTAGATAAGAAATCTTTTACTCAACctatcaaaataataataacacatgtTCAGTAGGTCAAAGGCGCCAGttattcatctgttttttgttaCACTGGAttagtttggggggggggggggatgagaccatttatttattgtttttccaggaaatgtttttttgatcaCATTAATTTGACAGTGGTAGATGTTTCATCTTTATTGGACATCTCTATTGAGCTTTAAGCTTCTCCTACTGAAAAGAAGAAttatatttgatcatgtctataaacccctctatttcagccctgctcagaacaggctgtttctgtgtctgtacctttaaatatgtaaatgagctgtgtctgaccacgccccctctctggaagggcttaggtggctctggctttcttgctccatgtcctattgtttacggttaGAAttagactcagagggcagaacaaacacctagctgtgggagtgtcacccacctgggggaggggttactgccctttgtgatgtcacgaagggaaaatctccaaacggcctgtttgagcacacattttctaaaaagtggagcaggaaaaataCAGAGAGGACGGACTTTTCTCATcgttggggggtttgtagacagactatggacacatattagtgatagaggaacatggtgaagagtattttgtataatatgtgacctttaaaaaagtaTGCCTCtctgaaaagaaataaaatgaagtagGATGCAGAACCTTTCATCCTTCGGTTGGAGTTTAATTATCACCACGCATACTGCTCACTCCACCTGGAAATATAACTGAGCAGGGCAACAATCTACAAGTACACACACTCGattgtttcctttctttccagCGGGGATAAAGTGGCTATTTCTATAAGCTGAACCCACATCTTCAAAACGGCCTCCCAGCTAAACCCCTACATTTTGAAATACTGTGTGTGAGTCATGTTAATCCAGACTAAACTGACTGTGGGGAAGTAGTTTgtggggggcagggggggggagggtaagtggcaaaacaacaaaatcaggAAGTCTATCTTTGCATCTTGTTACTCACAGTAATCAGGTTACAGTGCAGTTTCCCTCAGCACACTGTGAAGGTAGAGTTGCTGTTTCACACGAAGAATACCACGTAATACGTTTGAATATTGTTCACGCTGttaagcacatttaaaaagtctGAGAAGTGTTCTGTCTTTGTTGCACCGTGTTTGAGAGGACAGCCTGTACAGACTTACTTCCTCTAATTGAGAAATCCACTATTcacagtaaacacaaaaaaaacctgacaccCCTCCAGATTTGCAGCTAATTAAATTATAATTGAGTGACGTACATGGCTAGTGAAGGAACGAACAGGAGACCaggtttaaagtaacagtaACATATCTCTCACCGTAGCTCTCGGTGTCCAGGCGGTCTCCATGGGAGTTGAACCACTGAACACTGGGGAACGGCTCTCCGGTGAGATTGCAATCAATCAGCGCACAGCTCCCCTCCCGGGCAATTATCTGGCTAACTTTGGTGAATGCAGCAGGGACAAACCCGTAGTCTGTCAGAGTGCCGTTCCCTGTACTGTTTCCATCTGTGTCAGGTGATAAGGCCCCGGCGGTGTGAGAGGCGATAAGGGACACCAGGAGCAGGAAAACGTATCCACCTGCCCGGTGCATTTTCTCTGACTGTTGGTGCGACGCCAAAGCAGGAAGAGACGCTGTCATTCCTCCCGAGACTCCATCCAGCAGACTGGCTATCTCTTGATAGGACAAGTCAGTTTGGTTTTCGGCTGTGAGGCTTCAAACAGCTCACTGAAAGACAAGAAAGCGGACGTCATGTATTAAGCAGATATACAAAATAAAGCCTGGTGACGCTCAACCGCTGGAACAGACTGATAAGGAGTCTGCAGAATAACTACTCATATAAGGAATACAGGGCTGCAACTAAAGATTAAGTCATTCTTTATTATGCATTCGGCATcagaataaaaatcaaatatgcCCCTCATAATTAATCACACACTAaaaactttacatttatttattttttaaaatgttggtcCAAATTTGAGACATTGAACCAacgataataaaaaaaaaacagagggcaACAAGAGCCTAGAACCAGCTTGAAAAGGGATTAATTGTTTAATGCAGACAGTTGCTGAATGTCATCTACAAATCTTTTCATATGTGAAGATTTGTGGAAACATCACATCAGGTGATAAACAAAGCAGGTGAACACTTTGGTTGTTTATTTCCTTGAAGGTGTTGCAGGACTGTTTGGACATCTTTGAGCTGAAATAGACTTTTATTCGGGGCGAAATCTCCCTAAGTCTTTAGTCGACCTCCCAAATAACTCCGGACAGATGGCTGCTTTCTTTTCACCAGTGATTTTGTTCCACTGTTTGCTCTCAAAGCAAAAACCCAGGGAAGCCAAATCCTACAAAATCCTGCgaacagctaaaaaaaataataataataataataaaaaaaaaaaaaaaaacagtaatataATAGtataatgatgaagaaaaacatatCTACATCTTGAAATACGTcggaaaaatatatttaataatgtCACATTTAGTCAATTAGCCTGTTATAAAAGCTCACACAAAGCCAACATAACGGAGCACAGCATGGGCTGCGTCTATCTCCTGGTTCGCTTCTCTGCCAAACATGAAGCCTCCTAACAGGACATTAGAGACACCTAGTGTGAATAATTAAACAAGTCGTTACATTACAGGTGCTAAATTGCATATATAAGTCGGATTTTCTACTTGCTAAATAGATTAAGTGCCCCCCCAGTAGTGCAGTTTTTAACGctacatggaaaaaaacaagggcGTGGAACCCGGCTAAATCCTGGACCGCGGTTTTACATCACGGGACCCTTTTCCAAGAATTGAGTCACTGCAAAGTGTGTGTACACAGTTACATCCACTAAACGACAAAGCATTCACCTTTTGGCACCGTATAACGCGAAATACAAGCGGGGATATGAGTCTAAATCCCCGAATTTAACTAAGCCCGAGTCACCGCAGCACCGTCGCTTCCTCTGTGGGTCCAGCAAAGCGGCCGGCTCGGCGTCGACGTTAGCGGCTCACTGTTGACCTTAAAACCGAGAAAACATGTCACGTTTTTCCATTTTGAAGAGTCCGCTTTCATACTCACAGCATGGTCAGTCGTTTCCAGTGTTTGAGTCGATGTGTTGATACCCTAACCCATCCCCAtcatcctcctgctgctgctgctgctgctcgtccGCTGTATAGCCTCAAACAGGCAGCTGGTCTGTCTGCATGCAGGTTGGACTGGGAGGCTAGACCCGAACCCTAGACGACTTTCTTTGCTTCTGTAAGAGCAGATTAAGATCaataaatgaatatatatattagaAACATCGATATGGAGCATGATAACTGTTATTAAATAGTTATAACATGTCTACCAATGTGTTTGTAAACACTCCAGAGGGGCCCATTGGGGACATTTTGAGGACtgcatgggcggttctaggcaggggccagcTTGGTCCCCcccgtgcccccccccccctccaaaacgAAGCGCAAGGTAATAAAACAATACGTTTATGTTGATGATACTGCACTGATGCAAATCAAAAGGTGGAACAGTTGTGGCTCAACCACAGATCTTAAATCGATAGATTGGTCCACCACTTCAAATCAACACCCATGAAAAGGAATGCCAGTTCTATCCATTCTACTTCAGTGTGGGTCTCAACATTGTGAGACCCTCTAGAGCTGAACACTTGACGCTGACTCTAAACATCCACTCATGACGATAGCTGCCAGCTCCGAAGCAACAAGAAtcatttggttttttttaaagctagatcatcttttctatttttgtccTGGGTTGATTGTGcctctctgacaaaacaactggccccagcctggccccctcagtaaaagtggtccaGAACCGGCACTGTTGAGGAGCCTACATTTACTTACCAAgcagacattttaaatacactATGAGAAACGGGCTTTTATAATTGTTGTTGTCATGCTTTACTCATCCTGATCCTGGGTTTTaaactgcatttttatttttatttttgaatttgtGGCCACAAGGGGCAgcacaagctttaaaaaaaaacaaaaataaacaaataggcCTAGAGTAGTGGtcctcaactggtgggtcgggaccggAATGGGACCATAGATTGTAGGTCGGGGCCTAGAGGTGGGTCatggagccattttcagtgggtcaccaatgtgtgcctggaaaaaaactaGTGTAAACAAGTCCGGGCtttgttcagtttcttcagtcaatcaatcaatctgaatatcagaaatttgggtcgtGATTTTCACTGAGGAGTTGATGGCGGGTCCATGAGTGGAGAACCACCGACATAGAGGGTAGTTTTCCTTTAATTTTGACCCCAGTCCCTGGTCACCTGACAGCTTTTAATCAAATCTTTACCCCCTTTAAGCTCTATTTTGGTCTCAACCAACTCCTTATTGCTTGGTACTCCACTTTGCTACTGCTTCATCGT
This portion of the Labrus bergylta chromosome 22, fLabBer1.1, whole genome shotgun sequence genome encodes:
- the mfap3l gene encoding microfibrillar-associated protein 3-like, with protein sequence MTASLPALASHQQSEKMHRAGGYVFLLLVSLIASHTAGALSPDTDGNSTGNGTLTDYGFVPAAFTKVSQIIAREGSCALIDCNLTGEPFPSVQWFNSHGDRLDTESYEGKWWLLDGGILNITSIEFADRGKYTCMASNAHGSSNCTVTLRVVLNKGDMGVYYMVVCLVTFTIIMALNITRLCMMSSHLKKTEKAINEFFRTEGAEKLQKAFEIAKRIPIITSAKTLELAKVTQFKTMEFARYIEELARSIPLPPLIMNCRTFMEEILEVVGVEEMRHTFVRQAPEGCQDTDGTVASIRARDVFTILQERERGRERERQRSESPTADSDNSSVHEQPQHIAIQVSVHPQLSVDGYCSIEAPPPPEAPPCSPPPSSTPPLSPAHHEEPAAEEKEEEVEDKDEAAAEETPPCQVFYESHV